A DNA window from Halomonas zincidurans B6 contains the following coding sequences:
- a CDS encoding (R)-mandelonitrile lyase has protein sequence MEIQRNGTKASVQGPKEYFTGTVRIDAPFQATEPAQVGGATVTFEPGARTAWHTHPLGQTLIVTVGLGWVQREGSPKETIRPGDLVWFEPGEKHWHGATDTTAMTHIAIAESLNGSPVTWLEKVADEDYLAERA, from the coding sequence ATGGAAATCCAGCGCAACGGCACCAAGGCATCCGTACAGGGCCCCAAAGAGTACTTCACCGGCACCGTACGTATCGATGCGCCCTTTCAGGCCACAGAGCCCGCCCAGGTAGGTGGCGCCACAGTGACCTTCGAGCCCGGCGCCCGCACTGCCTGGCATACCCATCCGCTGGGTCAGACGCTGATCGTCACCGTAGGGCTGGGGTGGGTTCAGCGCGAAGGCAGCCCGAAGGAGACGATCCGCCCGGGCGATTTGGTCTGGTTCGAGCCGGGCGAGAAGCATTGGCATGGCGCGACCGACACTACGGCCATGACGCATATCGCCATCGCCGAATCGCTGAATGGTTCACCGGTCACCTGGCTGGAAAAGGTCGCCGATGAGGATTATCTCGCGGAGCGCGCCTGA
- a CDS encoding LysR family transcriptional regulator, producing the protein MRREELGDLTAFLAIADEGSFTRAAAKLGTSQSTLSHTLRRLEERLGLRLLSRTTRSVAPTEAGERLLETLRPAFDDIDAKLDALSALREKPAGNVRITTSMHAARTVLWPTLAELLPGHPDIRVELSIDQSLTDIVAGRFDAGVRLGERVEQDMIAVRIGPDLRMAVVGAPAYFAAHGRPRTPHELIHHRCINLRLPTLGGLYIWEFAKQGRALNVRVDGQLTFNDTPMALKAAKAGFGLAFLMEDRVQPLIEAGRLERVLTEWCPTFAGYHLYYPGRRELSPAFARVVEALRERR; encoded by the coding sequence ATGCGCAGAGAGGAGCTGGGCGATCTCACCGCCTTCCTGGCCATAGCCGACGAAGGCAGCTTCACGCGAGCTGCCGCCAAGTTGGGCACCTCACAATCCACACTCAGCCATACGCTCCGACGACTCGAGGAACGCCTCGGGCTGCGGCTGCTGTCACGCACGACGCGCAGTGTCGCCCCCACCGAAGCCGGTGAACGTCTGTTGGAGACGCTGCGCCCGGCATTCGACGACATCGACGCCAAGCTGGATGCATTGAGTGCGTTGAGGGAAAAGCCGGCGGGCAACGTGCGCATCACTACCAGCATGCACGCCGCGCGAACGGTCCTCTGGCCCACTCTGGCCGAGTTGCTGCCGGGTCACCCGGATATTCGCGTGGAGCTGTCGATCGACCAGAGTCTGACCGATATCGTGGCCGGCCGCTTCGATGCCGGAGTACGCCTGGGCGAGCGAGTGGAGCAGGACATGATCGCCGTGCGCATTGGCCCCGACCTGCGTATGGCGGTAGTGGGGGCACCGGCCTATTTCGCGGCGCATGGGAGGCCCCGGACCCCGCACGAACTCATCCATCATCGTTGCATCAACCTGAGGCTGCCGACGCTGGGAGGCCTCTACATCTGGGAATTCGCCAAGCAGGGACGAGCGCTGAACGTTCGCGTCGACGGCCAGTTGACGTTCAACGACACGCCCATGGCCTTGAAGGCCGCCAAGGCGGGTTTTGGCTTGGCGTTTCTCATGGAGGATCGGGTACAACCACTCATCGAAGCAGGCCGATTGGAGCGTGTCCTCACCGAATGGTGCCCGACCTTTGCCGGCTATCATCTTTACTACCCGGGCCGACGCGAGCTATCGCCGGCGTTCGCACGGGTCGTCGAGGCGCTGCGCGAACGGCGCTAG
- the pcaQ gene encoding pca operon transcription factor PcaQ, with protein sequence MLNPRIKLRHLQAFLELAKRRSFVRAAESLAITQPALSKAIRELEDNLGTALFDRGPRGVSLNQAGLTLLRHAGPALRTLDEGLTAIGEVSGRERWVRVGALSTVESRLVPLAIERLHARFDDIGVRVDSGPSAYLLSRLRGGELDLVVGRMTAAREIGDLAFEHLYYEPLVVAVRTGHPLAGDTPPTLARLVDYPWILPPPQTTLRQQLDSFCVQHGLRPPERRVETLSLAISRRYVLDGEALWIAPREAIDEDVAAGRLTLLDVGLERQGGSVGLCLNASMQPTLALEAFCEALREVAGER encoded by the coding sequence ATGCTCAACCCGCGAATCAAGCTACGCCATTTGCAGGCCTTTCTCGAACTCGCCAAGCGGCGCAGCTTCGTGCGCGCCGCCGAAAGCCTGGCGATCACTCAGCCGGCGCTGTCCAAGGCGATCCGCGAACTCGAGGATAACCTGGGCACGGCGCTGTTCGATCGCGGCCCGCGGGGCGTGTCGCTCAATCAGGCCGGGTTGACCCTGCTGCGCCATGCCGGGCCGGCGCTGCGCACGCTCGACGAGGGGCTCACGGCGATCGGCGAAGTGTCGGGGCGCGAGCGCTGGGTGCGCGTCGGCGCCCTGTCGACCGTCGAGAGCCGCCTGGTGCCGCTGGCCATCGAGCGCCTGCATGCGCGCTTCGACGACATCGGCGTGCGGGTCGATTCGGGGCCCAGCGCCTATCTTCTTTCGCGGCTGCGCGGCGGCGAACTCGATCTGGTGGTGGGGCGCATGACCGCCGCTCGTGAGATCGGCGACCTGGCCTTCGAACACCTTTATTACGAGCCGCTGGTGGTGGCGGTGCGCACGGGCCATCCGTTGGCCGGCGATACGCCGCCCACGCTGGCGCGCCTCGTCGACTATCCATGGATCCTGCCGCCGCCGCAGACCACCCTGCGCCAGCAGCTCGACAGCTTCTGTGTCCAGCATGGCTTGCGTCCGCCCGAACGCCGGGTGGAAACCCTGTCGCTGGCGATCAGCCGGCGCTATGTGCTGGATGGCGAGGCGCTGTGGATCGCTCCCCGCGAGGCGATCGATGAAGACGTGGCGGCGGGGCGGCTGACGCTGCTCGACGTGGGGCTGGAACGCCAGGGCGGCTCGGTGGGGCTGTGCCTGAACGCCAGCATGCAGCCCACGCTCGCCCTCGAGGCGTTCTGCGAGGCGCTGCGCGAGGTGGCCGGCGAGCGCTAG
- a CDS encoding TRAP transporter small permease, with protein MHALLRLSRWLEVFARFIAGLALIGLLGVTVVDVALRYLYRLSDGAFSLSVVGSVELVSYLMLFALLAAMAANVEKSQVVVEAFSHGLRDSLKARIAGVYLLGFVVLGLVLAVGLWDAAVSAASYGETTQDLRLPMAPIYTIASGLCVLLGVRCLLHAMLGALFAHQVEGVE; from the coding sequence ATGCACGCGCTTTTGCGACTCAGTCGTTGGCTGGAGGTGTTCGCGCGCTTCATCGCCGGCCTCGCCTTGATCGGCCTGCTGGGGGTGACGGTCGTCGACGTGGCGCTGCGCTATCTCTACCGCTTGAGCGACGGGGCGTTCTCGCTGAGCGTGGTGGGTAGCGTGGAGCTGGTCAGCTACCTGATGCTGTTCGCGCTGCTGGCGGCAATGGCCGCCAACGTCGAGAAGAGCCAGGTGGTGGTGGAGGCCTTCAGTCACGGGCTGCGAGACTCTCTCAAGGCGCGCATCGCCGGTGTCTACCTGCTGGGCTTCGTGGTGTTGGGGCTGGTACTCGCGGTGGGGCTCTGGGACGCGGCGGTCAGCGCCGCGTCCTACGGCGAGACCACCCAGGACCTGCGCCTGCCGATGGCACCGATCTATACCATCGCCTCGGGATTGTGCGTGCTGCTCGGCGTGCGCTGCCTGTTGCATGCCATGCTCGGCGCGCTGTTCGCCCATCAGGTGGAGGGCGTCGAATGA
- a CDS encoding TRAP transporter large permease, with translation MSSEMIGALGLGLLLVLMVLRVPVALCMLIVGVVGFSQVISWGAAISMVKSVPVEVLSNYSFSAIPMFILMGVLAAHSGMAGKLFNSVRVICGGWKGGLAIAAVGSCGIFSAISGSSLATASTMTRVALPEMERHGYNRGLATGALAAGGTLGIMIPPSIALLIYAILTEQSVGDMFVAGLIPGLMGLLFYALTVTVVVHLKPSLAASGERTSWLEKCASLAGLLPFLGVFLVIILGIYFGLFTPTEGASVGAFVTLLYALAKGLRGKQLWAGVQETLALSAVVFFMLVGAETLGYFISVSRISFSISDFIYGLSLSPMVVMLCILLLYFVLGMFMDSIAMLVITVPVVYPIIQALGIDPIWFGVVTVLTVELGLITPPVGMNVFVIKAMAPHVGLGEIFRGVAPFIVSDFVRLALLLLFPVLTTYLLTV, from the coding sequence ATGAGCAGTGAAATGATCGGCGCCCTGGGCCTCGGACTGCTGCTGGTACTGATGGTGCTGCGTGTGCCGGTGGCGTTGTGCATGCTGATCGTCGGTGTCGTCGGATTCTCTCAGGTGATCTCCTGGGGTGCGGCCATTTCGATGGTCAAGTCGGTGCCGGTCGAGGTGCTGTCGAACTACAGCTTCAGCGCGATCCCCATGTTCATCCTGATGGGCGTGCTGGCGGCCCATTCGGGGATGGCCGGCAAGCTGTTCAATTCCGTGCGGGTGATCTGTGGCGGCTGGAAGGGCGGCCTGGCGATCGCCGCGGTGGGTTCCTGCGGGATCTTCTCGGCGATCTCCGGCTCGTCGCTGGCCACCGCCAGCACCATGACCCGGGTCGCGCTGCCGGAGATGGAACGCCACGGCTACAATCGCGGCCTGGCCACCGGCGCGCTGGCTGCCGGCGGCACGCTGGGGATCATGATTCCGCCGAGCATCGCGCTGTTGATCTATGCCATTCTCACCGAGCAGTCGGTGGGCGACATGTTCGTCGCCGGGTTGATCCCCGGACTGATGGGGCTTTTGTTCTACGCCCTGACGGTCACTGTAGTGGTGCATCTCAAGCCGTCGCTGGCGGCGTCGGGCGAGCGCACCTCATGGCTCGAGAAGTGCGCCTCGCTGGCCGGTCTGCTGCCGTTCCTGGGGGTGTTCCTGGTGATCATCTTGGGCATCTACTTCGGGCTGTTCACGCCTACCGAAGGCGCCAGCGTCGGGGCTTTCGTCACACTGCTCTACGCGCTGGCCAAGGGCCTGCGCGGCAAGCAGCTGTGGGCGGGCGTGCAGGAGACTCTGGCGCTGTCGGCAGTGGTGTTCTTCATGCTGGTGGGCGCCGAGACGCTGGGCTACTTCATCTCGGTGTCGCGCATTTCGTTCTCGATCAGCGATTTCATTTATGGCCTGTCGCTGTCGCCGATGGTGGTCATGCTGTGCATTCTGTTGCTGTATTTCGTGCTGGGGATGTTCATGGACTCGATCGCCATGCTGGTGATCACCGTGCCGGTGGTCTACCCGATCATCCAGGCGCTGGGCATCGACCCGATCTGGTTCGGCGTCGTCACCGTGCTGACCGTGGAACTCGGCCTGATCACCCCGCCGGTGGGCATGAACGTGTTCGTGATCAAGGCGATGGCGCCGCATGTCGGGCTCGGCGAGATCTTCCGCGGCGTGGCGCCGTTCATCGTCTCGGACTTCGTGCGCCTGGCGCTGTTGCTGCTGTTCCCGGTGTTGACCACCTACCTGCTGACGGTGTGA
- a CDS encoding aldehyde dehydrogenase yields the protein MRDIKLLLGGVPRDAEGLANFERCNPFDDSVATRAAAASVEDARAAANAAGEAFKGWSQTGPGERRAKLLKAAELMEARQDAFIERMVDETGATPGWAGFNVMVAAGMLREAAGLTTQVGGEVIPSDVPGSLAMGVRVPCGAVLGIAPWNAPIILGTRAVATPLACGNSVILKTSEQCPATHQLIGEILVEAGFGEGVVNVISNAPEQAAAVVSALIEHPAVARINFTGSTGVGRLIAEQAARALKPALLELGGKAPCVVLDDADLDAAVEAAAFGAFFNQGQICMSTERLVVDAAIAEDFTDKLASKAASLKAGDPRDTANALGTLINRESGDKLNGLIDDAVEQGARLACGGKAEGVIMQPTLLDGVTPQMRLYREESFGPLVAMIRVDGEEEAIRVANDSEYGLSAAVFSRDTARAMRVAQRIESGICHINAPTVHDEPQMPFGGVKSSGYGRFGGKAGIAEFTELRWMTMQLGPRHYPI from the coding sequence ATGCGTGACATCAAGTTATTGCTGGGCGGCGTCCCACGCGACGCCGAAGGCCTGGCCAACTTCGAGCGCTGTAACCCGTTCGACGATAGCGTGGCGACCCGCGCCGCGGCCGCCTCGGTGGAGGACGCCCGGGCCGCGGCGAATGCCGCCGGCGAGGCCTTCAAGGGCTGGTCGCAGACCGGCCCCGGCGAGCGTCGCGCCAAGCTGCTCAAGGCCGCCGAGCTGATGGAGGCGCGCCAGGACGCGTTCATCGAGCGCATGGTCGACGAGACCGGCGCCACGCCGGGCTGGGCCGGCTTCAACGTGATGGTCGCCGCCGGCATGCTGCGCGAGGCGGCGGGCCTGACCACCCAGGTGGGCGGCGAGGTGATCCCCTCCGACGTGCCCGGCAGCCTGGCGATGGGCGTGCGCGTGCCGTGCGGCGCGGTGCTGGGCATCGCGCCGTGGAACGCGCCGATCATCCTCGGCACGCGGGCCGTGGCCACGCCGCTGGCCTGCGGCAACAGCGTGATCCTCAAGACCTCGGAGCAGTGCCCGGCGACCCATCAGTTGATCGGCGAGATCCTCGTCGAAGCGGGCTTCGGCGAGGGCGTGGTCAACGTGATCAGCAACGCCCCCGAGCAGGCCGCCGCGGTGGTCTCGGCGCTGATCGAGCACCCCGCGGTGGCGCGCATCAATTTCACCGGCTCGACCGGCGTCGGCCGGCTCATCGCCGAGCAGGCGGCCCGAGCGCTCAAGCCGGCACTGCTCGAGCTGGGCGGCAAGGCGCCGTGCGTGGTGCTCGACGATGCCGACCTGGATGCCGCGGTGGAGGCCGCCGCGTTCGGCGCGTTCTTCAACCAGGGCCAGATCTGCATGTCCACCGAACGGCTGGTGGTCGATGCCGCGATCGCCGAGGATTTCACCGACAAGCTGGCCAGCAAGGCCGCCAGCCTCAAGGCCGGCGACCCGCGCGATACGGCCAACGCGCTGGGCACGCTGATCAATCGCGAGTCGGGCGACAAGCTCAACGGCCTGATCGACGATGCCGTCGAGCAAGGCGCGCGGCTTGCATGCGGCGGCAAGGCCGAAGGCGTGATCATGCAGCCCACGCTGCTCGATGGCGTGACCCCGCAGATGCGCCTGTATCGCGAGGAGTCGTTCGGTCCGCTGGTGGCGATGATCCGCGTCGATGGCGAGGAGGAGGCGATCCGGGTGGCCAACGACAGCGAATACGGCCTGTCGGCGGCGGTGTTCAGCCGCGACACGGCGCGTGCCATGCGCGTCGCGCAACGCATCGAATCGGGCATCTGCCACATCAACGCCCCGACCGTGCACGACGAGCCGCAGATGCCGTTCGGCGGGGTCAAGTCGAGCGGCTACGGGCGTTTCGGCGGCAAGGCGGGGATCGCCGAATTCACCGAACTGCGCTGGATGACAATGCAACTCGGGCCGCGTCACTATCCCATTTGA